The Candidatus Kapaibacterium sp. genome has a window encoding:
- a CDS encoding Crp/Fnr family transcriptional regulator has protein sequence MNEFTTVRQIYNYPSLKTSDYDMICSRHEKVQIAKGDFLLREGQIANEYFCLEEGLIRAYANSFEGNEVTTAFFSPGDIVIEVASLFLRSQTKENIQALTDCTCWKISFSEFQELFQTINAFTEWGRTWMARALFSTKERSLAMITDSATDRYLALLSENPEILHYAPLKHVASYLGITDTSLSRIRKYISSK, from the coding sequence TTAGACAAATATATAATTACCCGAGTCTGAAAACGAGCGATTACGATATGATTTGTTCGCGCCACGAAAAGGTGCAGATTGCAAAAGGCGACTTTTTGCTTCGCGAAGGGCAAATTGCAAACGAATACTTTTGCTTGGAAGAAGGCTTAATCCGTGCTTATGCAAATAGTTTCGAAGGTAACGAGGTAACCACAGCATTTTTCAGTCCGGGCGACATCGTTATTGAAGTGGCATCGCTATTTTTGCGTAGCCAAACTAAGGAAAACATCCAGGCACTGACTGATTGCACATGTTGGAAAATATCATTCAGCGAATTTCAGGAATTGTTCCAAACCATAAATGCATTCACCGAATGGGGACGGACATGGATGGCAAGAGCGCTTTTTTCTACCAAAGAGCGTTCGCTGGCGATGATTACCGATTCGGCTACGGACAGATATCTTGCTTTATTGAGTGAAAATCCCGAGATACTGCACTATGCTCCGCTAAAGCATGTTGCATCTTATTTAGGTATCACCGATACTTCATTGAGCCGCATCCGAAAGTATATCTCCTCGAAATAG
- a CDS encoding VOC family protein produces MYNRVVHFEIPCDRPAKTMKFFEEVFSWNFQQFGEDEYWFAVSGDNSTPGINGAVMAKKDPKQPLVNSIIVESIDDTAEKIVSSGGQIVLPKMEVPGVGWICYFTDPDGNIHGIWQELKA; encoded by the coding sequence ATGTATAATAGAGTAGTGCATTTCGAGATTCCTTGCGACCGCCCTGCAAAAACAATGAAATTCTTCGAGGAAGTTTTCAGTTGGAATTTCCAGCAATTTGGCGAAGATGAATATTGGTTTGCAGTTTCGGGCGATAACAGTACTCCCGGCATCAATGGTGCCGTGATGGCAAAAAAAGACCCCAAGCAACCCTTGGTAAATTCAATCATTGTCGAAAGTATTGACGATACCGCCGAGAAAATTGTCAGCTCAGGCGGGCAAATCGTATTGCCGAAAATGGAAGTTCCCGGCGTTGGTTGGATATGCTATTTTACTGACCCTGACGGGAATATTCATGGTATATGGCAAGAACTAAAAGCTTAA
- a CDS encoding DUF4199 domain-containing protein: MNKYKIEIKWALIFAAMMLLWMLLEKVLGLHSEHIDKHAIYTNFVAIPAITLYVFALLDKRKNYFNGIMSYKNGVITGLIITLIVTILSPLTQYITSTMITPEYFPTIINYVVESGKMTHAAASDYFNLQSYMIQGLIGAPVMGIITTVIVAFFVKKDKPN; the protein is encoded by the coding sequence ATGAATAAATACAAAATCGAAATAAAATGGGCATTAATATTTGCAGCTATGATGTTGCTTTGGATGTTGTTAGAAAAAGTACTCGGATTACATTCAGAGCATATTGATAAGCATGCGATTTATACTAATTTTGTTGCCATTCCTGCGATTACATTGTATGTATTTGCTTTGCTCGATAAGAGAAAGAATTATTTTAATGGCATAATGTCATACAAAAACGGCGTAATCACCGGTCTGATAATAACATTGATAGTCACAATACTAAGTCCGTTGACTCAATATATAACATCAACAATGATTACACCGGAGTATTTCCCGACTATTATCAATTACGTAGTTGAATCAGGGAAAATGACTCATGCCGCAGCAAGTGATTACTTCAATCTCCAAAGCTATATGATTCAGGGGCTTATTGGAGCACCGGTTATGGGTATCATAACCACAGTAATTGTTGCTTTTTTTGTCAAAAAGGATAAGCCAAATTGA
- a CDS encoding choice-of-anchor D domain-containing protein, which produces MSYYKLYLAAIICMVCFTINANSWERIADYGGPATDGCISFEIDGFGYVGGGPNEKNFWRYDPSTKTWEKMPDIGGGERGWAFHFVIDGIAYVGGGDPEGTLQTLKKDFWKFDPTSQQWTQLKDFPGGPRDACFNFSINGKGYVGGGFSGEGGGVHRDVWEYNPSNDSWTYIGDYPEDGILFSSAIVVDGRVFVGLGNLSFGVAEYITWYEFNPSTYQFIPKKSFTGTARQTAVAYAMKGKVYIAGGQSQYTETYKDCYEYDPMTDNWKLMTEMNLPYNNTAWSCGFTIGEEIYFGTGVTLPDFQFSRNFYKYSFGEKPKEPKLTVDQYVLDFGTKNVNETAKQTVQLYNTGEAPLVIDLIELVDDDYMAFSIPDTYEGVIIQPNEVLDIEVTFNPKIIAEEFYAMIIIESNATNAATELVELFGQSEAVGSPSMTLSVQSIDYGEVELTENGTSQFTISNIGDADLEIETIGFDGLDKSYFSFASSMISTIQPGNDMIVQIAFSPTETRVYNASVIIETNDIANKWVEINLSGEGISTPNSVRDFDLSDYVALFPNPAISQLNINFNNLNIGQIEKMHISDLNGTALSELFTVNGDKLEYTFDLSSFANGIYFLVCEIGGQRYSTKFSIVR; this is translated from the coding sequence ATGAGTTACTACAAATTATATTTAGCAGCAATCATTTGTATGGTATGCTTCACAATTAACGCAAACTCTTGGGAGAGAATTGCAGATTATGGCGGACCGGCGACCGATGGTTGCATTTCGTTTGAAATAGATGGATTTGGGTACGTTGGTGGCGGACCTAATGAGAAAAATTTCTGGCGATATGACCCAAGCACCAAAACTTGGGAAAAGATGCCCGACATAGGTGGCGGCGAACGAGGCTGGGCTTTTCATTTCGTGATTGACGGCATTGCTTACGTGGGAGGCGGCGACCCAGAAGGAACACTTCAAACATTAAAAAAAGATTTTTGGAAATTTGACCCAACGAGCCAACAATGGACACAATTGAAAGATTTCCCCGGTGGACCACGTGACGCTTGCTTTAACTTCTCAATAAACGGCAAAGGCTATGTCGGTGGCGGATTCAGCGGCGAAGGTGGCGGCGTTCATAGAGACGTTTGGGAGTATAATCCAAGCAATGATTCTTGGACATATATAGGAGATTATCCCGAAGATGGTATATTATTTTCAAGTGCAATAGTTGTAGATGGCAGAGTTTTCGTTGGTTTGGGCAATTTATCATTTGGTGTAGCCGAATATATTACATGGTATGAATTCAATCCATCTACCTATCAATTTATCCCCAAAAAATCATTTACCGGAACTGCCAGACAAACAGCAGTTGCATATGCTATGAAAGGCAAAGTCTATATCGCAGGCGGACAAAGCCAATACACCGAGACTTACAAAGATTGTTACGAATATGACCCAATGACAGATAATTGGAAACTAATGACGGAAATGAATTTACCGTATAATAATACAGCTTGGTCTTGTGGTTTTACAATTGGCGAAGAAATTTATTTCGGCACAGGTGTTACTTTGCCGGACTTCCAATTTTCGCGAAATTTCTACAAGTATTCATTCGGAGAAAAGCCCAAAGAGCCCAAATTAACAGTTGACCAATATGTACTGGATTTTGGGACTAAGAATGTTAATGAAACAGCCAAACAAACAGTTCAGTTGTACAACACCGGAGAAGCTCCCTTAGTAATTGATTTAATTGAATTGGTTGATGATGATTACATGGCTTTTTCAATTCCCGATACCTACGAAGGAGTTATAATTCAGCCAAATGAAGTTTTGGATATAGAAGTAACTTTCAATCCCAAAATTATCGCTGAAGAATTTTATGCTATGATAATAATCGAATCGAACGCAACGAATGCAGCTACTGAACTTGTAGAGCTTTTCGGGCAATCTGAGGCAGTGGGTTCGCCAAGTATGACACTATCAGTTCAATCAATAGATTATGGCGAGGTCGAATTGACTGAAAATGGAACAAGCCAATTTACAATCAGTAACATTGGAGATGCAGACTTGGAAATAGAAACAATTGGATTTGATGGTTTAGATAAATCATACTTTTCATTTGCATCTTCTATGATTTCTACTATTCAACCGGGTAATGATATGATAGTCCAAATTGCATTCTCCCCTACTGAAACCAGAGTGTATAATGCATCTGTAATCATTGAAACCAATGATATAGCTAATAAATGGGTGGAAATCAATCTTTCCGGAGAGGGGATATCGACTCCTAATAGCGTTCGTGATTTCGATTTGAGTGATTATGTTGCTTTATTTCCCAATCCGGCAATAAGTCAACTAAATATCAATTTCAATAATTTGAATATTGGACAAATTGAAAAAATGCACATTAGCGATTTGAATGGAACTGCTTTGAGCGAATTATTTACAGTAAATGGCGATAAACTCGAATACACATTTGATTTGAGCAGCTTTGCAAACGGAATATACTTTTTGGTATGCGAGATTGGTGGGCAGCGATATTCAACCAAATTTAGCATCGTAAGATAA
- the sucC gene encoding ADP-forming succinate--CoA ligase subunit beta, translated as MKIHEYQAKELLKRYKVPVLKNRVIFNAFDAGKITYDEFESQGIGTVVLKAQIHAGGRGKGTVKNIETGQPIYLFDSPVRGVNIIRNGNISDKVYQYAREILGNRLVTIQTGEEGSVVSKVLVEEGVAIDREFYASITLDRTTGKNVIMVSTEGGVEIEKVAEETPEKILKEHIDPATGFQQFQARSLGFGLGLAGEAFNNFVKFINNLVEAYEDLDCSLVEINPLVLTNDGKMIALDCKMTFDENALFRHPEYMELRDVTEEDPLEVEASKYNLNYIKLDGNVGCMVNGAGLAMATMDLIQLSGGKPANFLDVGGGANPERIANAFRIMMSDKNVKAVLINIFGGIVRCDRVAQGIIQALNTVHVNMPVIVRLDGTNAEEAKIMLSKSGLSFKVAENFEHAAQLVNDVMKN; from the coding sequence ATGAAAATTCATGAGTACCAAGCCAAAGAATTGCTGAAGCGTTACAAGGTACCGGTTCTGAAAAACAGGGTAATTTTCAATGCATTTGATGCAGGAAAGATTACTTATGATGAATTTGAATCGCAAGGAATTGGCACAGTCGTTCTGAAGGCGCAAATACATGCCGGCGGACGAGGCAAAGGCACAGTTAAAAATATCGAAACAGGGCAACCAATCTACTTGTTTGATAGCCCTGTCAGAGGTGTAAATATCATTCGCAATGGCAATATTTCCGACAAAGTATATCAATATGCGAGAGAAATATTGGGCAATCGTCTCGTTACCATCCAAACCGGCGAAGAAGGAAGCGTTGTTTCCAAAGTCTTAGTCGAAGAAGGCGTGGCAATTGACCGCGAGTTCTATGCATCCATCACATTGGACAGAACTACCGGCAAAAACGTTATCATGGTTTCGACCGAAGGTGGCGTTGAGATTGAAAAAGTTGCCGAAGAGACTCCCGAAAAAATTCTGAAGGAACACATTGACCCTGCAACAGGATTCCAACAATTCCAAGCACGCAGTCTTGGGTTTGGTCTCGGACTTGCCGGCGAAGCATTCAATAATTTCGTTAAATTCATCAATAATTTGGTCGAAGCATACGAAGATTTGGATTGCAGTTTGGTAGAAATCAATCCTTTGGTTCTCACAAATGACGGCAAAATGATTGCTTTGGATTGCAAAATGACTTTTGATGAAAATGCTTTGTTCCGTCATCCCGAATACATGGAATTACGTGACGTGACCGAGGAAGACCCTTTGGAAGTTGAAGCGTCTAAGTACAATCTGAACTATATCAAATTGGACGGCAACGTCGGATGTATGGTAAACGGTGCCGGATTGGCAATGGCAACAATGGATTTGATTCAACTTTCGGGCGGCAAACCGGCTAATTTCTTAGATGTGGGCGGTGGTGCAAATCCTGAAAGAATTGCGAACGCATTCCGTATAATGATGAGCGACAAAAATGTGAAGGCTGTATTAATCAATATATTCGGCGGAATTGTTCGTTGTGACCGCGTGGCTCAAGGTATAATTCAAGCGCTGAACACGGTGCATGTGAATATGCCGGTGATTGTCCGCTTAGACGGTACAAATGCTGAAGAAGCCAAGATAATGCTTTCAAAATCAGGGCTATCATTTAAAGTAGCCGAAAATTTTGAACATGCAGCGCAATTGGTTAATGATGTGATGAAGAATTAG
- a CDS encoding META domain-containing protein, with protein MKKILLTIAVSAMLWLTSCEDPLGVDENYRMTQEVTFETVLKSNRSYQGQTEIKAVIRSKAEEEAVLSALTSKRFDSNLEIIDVNFGNIDYGKEMLVVFFGGPKPSSSIYVEISSIIQNNGNIVIGTKEYQPEIGTTDIGYPIHIVKTKHISGEVEFEATKVVKLPTDDEFEELQFESIRTGSYGIEAETPVRMAIRSKAEEVEFLKLVHSNQIDGGVTVPVVLPDIDYSQDMYIIVMNGPTSSGSIYLRITSVILQNQKITVNSTLFIPQIGTDDIGYPFHLIKLKKRSEPVEFSKTDEFHIEGEGDPIEDTNNNLKLSAWSWVSFEDSKGNVDFPENHTNPQFPFTIIFKEDFYGSGISGCNAYSFGYFTNKNNELEIKMGYSTLVHCELTAEFMAALGQAESYKLMDDKLIITTKSSSYTKMSFRKIAYVE; from the coding sequence ATGAAAAAGATTCTTTTAACAATAGCAGTATCTGCTATGCTATGGCTGACATCTTGCGAAGACCCGCTCGGTGTAGATGAAAATTACCGAATGACTCAAGAAGTAACATTCGAGACAGTATTGAAATCAAATCGCTCATATCAGGGCCAAACTGAAATCAAAGCTGTAATACGAAGCAAAGCTGAAGAAGAAGCTGTTTTATCGGCTTTGACATCAAAGCGTTTCGATTCTAACTTAGAAATAATTGATGTGAATTTTGGAAATATTGATTATGGTAAAGAAATGCTTGTTGTTTTCTTTGGCGGACCCAAACCAAGCAGTTCAATTTATGTCGAAATATCATCAATTATTCAAAATAATGGCAATATTGTCATCGGTACGAAAGAGTACCAACCCGAAATTGGTACAACTGATATCGGCTACCCAATTCACATAGTCAAAACAAAGCATATTTCCGGCGAAGTTGAATTCGAAGCAACGAAAGTTGTGAAACTCCCAACTGATGATGAGTTCGAGGAATTACAATTTGAAAGCATCAGAACCGGCTCGTACGGCATCGAAGCCGAAACTCCGGTCAGAATGGCTATTCGCAGTAAAGCGGAGGAAGTAGAATTTTTGAAATTGGTGCATTCAAATCAAATTGATGGAGGCGTTACGGTTCCTGTTGTTTTGCCGGACATTGACTATTCGCAAGATATGTACATTATCGTAATGAATGGACCGACAAGTAGCGGCAGTATTTATCTCAGGATTACATCAGTAATCTTGCAAAATCAAAAAATTACAGTTAATTCCACTTTGTTTATTCCGCAAATTGGTACTGATGACATTGGTTATCCATTTCATTTGATTAAACTTAAGAAACGCAGTGAACCTGTCGAATTCTCCAAAACGGATGAATTTCATATTGAAGGCGAGGGAGACCCGATTGAGGACACTAATAACAATTTAAAGTTATCGGCTTGGTCTTGGGTCTCATTCGAGGACTCTAAAGGAAATGTAGATTTCCCTGAAAATCATACAAATCCACAATTTCCATTTACAATTATATTCAAAGAAGACTTTTACGGTTCAGGAATCTCGGGTTGTAATGCCTATAGTTTTGGGTACTTTACAAACAAAAATAATGAACTCGAAATTAAGATGGGGTATTCTACATTAGTGCATTGTGAATTGACTGCAGAATTTATGGCGGCTTTAGGACAAGCTGAAAGCTACAAACTAATGGACGACAAATTAATTATTACGACTAAATCATCATCATACACAAAGATGAGTTTCCGTAAAATTGCATATGTTGAATAA
- a CDS encoding porin family protein, whose amino-acid sequence MNYSEILYDFAEGNFDEAVESELFFEMASNSELRTEFKNILSVNTALNSNRGMYAVPEESTKAIFSSVGLPAVASTLNPAFISSSAAGISKTKFVSSLIAATIVTVLLTLFISDNFANKNLEHNSTQAFLLNNQASNKLSDYFAENAQDASEPIAYKTLAKASYTKSPKSSKPLIASVDNNIIAEVSESDKVKIIDSENTLENLQILDSENTLENVQDVPDNQEPLLNDFNTIDNTILADNEIDVVIFPLESETFWNKLNLEVKNTQDWMLPSPTTTPSKFAAFHNLSLAVNYEFNDNLSSGFEVRRETFFQKFDFRDDENLLTIIEQQPNFTTFYLTSKYSFNMSELISPYIQLSAGANKVGFVGKFSGGVNYDLTNSFGVLIGVEYANMFYGYRGNTFNSSKIGFLWGLNYKF is encoded by the coding sequence ATGAATTACTCAGAAATTTTATATGATTTTGCCGAAGGCAATTTTGACGAAGCAGTCGAATCGGAGCTTTTCTTCGAAATGGCTTCCAATTCAGAGCTTCGCACCGAATTCAAGAACATATTGTCGGTCAATACTGCTTTGAATTCCAATCGTGGAATGTATGCCGTGCCCGAAGAATCAACAAAAGCTATCTTCAGTTCTGTTGGGTTACCGGCAGTTGCTTCTACTCTCAATCCGGCTTTTATCAGTTCTTCGGCAGCAGGAATTTCCAAAACGAAGTTCGTTTCCTCGCTTATTGCTGCTACAATTGTGACTGTACTGTTGACTTTATTTATAAGTGATAATTTTGCAAATAAAAATTTAGAACACAATTCTACTCAAGCATTTCTTCTCAACAATCAAGCATCAAACAAGCTCTCTGACTATTTTGCGGAAAATGCCCAAGATGCCTCAGAGCCAATAGCTTATAAAACTTTGGCAAAAGCCTCTTATACAAAATCGCCGAAATCGAGCAAGCCTCTGATAGCATCGGTTGATAATAACATAATTGCTGAAGTATCAGAATCGGACAAAGTGAAAATCATTGATTCCGAAAATACTTTGGAAAATTTACAAATTCTTGATTCTGAAAATACTTTGGAAAATGTTCAAGATGTTCCCGATAATCAAGAACCTTTATTGAATGATTTTAATACAATTGATAATACAATTTTAGCTGATAATGAGATTGATGTAGTCATATTTCCGCTAGAATCTGAAACATTTTGGAACAAACTCAATCTCGAAGTTAAAAATACACAAGATTGGATGTTGCCATCGCCAACAACGACACCATCTAAATTTGCAGCATTTCATAACTTATCGTTAGCGGTGAATTACGAATTTAACGATAACTTAAGCTCAGGATTTGAAGTCAGACGCGAGACTTTTTTCCAAAAGTTTGATTTCCGAGACGACGAGAATTTACTTACTATAATAGAACAACAACCCAATTTTACGACCTTTTACCTTACAAGCAAATATTCCTTTAATATGAGTGAACTAATTTCACCATATATCCAACTTAGTGCCGGCGCTAATAAAGTTGGTTTCGTGGGAAAATTCTCAGGTGGGGTAAACTATGATTTGACAAACAGTTTTGGAGTTTTGATTGGTGTCGAGTATGCCAATATGTTTTATGGGTATCGTGGCAATACTTTCAATTCTTCAAAGATTGGGTTCTTGTGGGGTTTGAATTATAAATTTTAA
- a CDS encoding RNA polymerase sigma factor, producing MYSFNDSEILDIIYKGSKRDIEQAYRFLYAKYSKMIHAYCACIIKDKDLVEDIFQETFIRFYNAVTKEKTITNIPGFLTITSRNLCYNAIRSRKNNVELEENMLVDRAEDKYEKKELLEIIISAVEFIDEKYRTPFVLREFEGLSYSEIAELLNITADNAKVKTTRAKKMIIKVLQPYLKDISN from the coding sequence ATGTATTCTTTTAACGACAGCGAAATATTAGATATTATATATAAAGGTTCGAAACGAGACATCGAGCAAGCCTATAGGTTTTTGTATGCGAAGTACTCGAAGATGATTCATGCTTACTGTGCGTGTATTATCAAAGATAAGGACTTGGTCGAGGACATATTTCAAGAGACTTTCATACGATTTTACAATGCTGTGACTAAGGAAAAGACGATAACGAACATACCGGGATTTTTGACGATTACATCGAGAAACTTGTGCTACAATGCAATTCGAAGCAGAAAGAATAATGTCGAGCTTGAAGAAAATATGCTGGTGGATAGGGCAGAGGATAAGTACGAGAAAAAGGAATTGCTCGAAATCATCATTAGTGCTGTCGAATTTATTGATGAAAAATACCGGACGCCTTTTGTGCTGCGCGAATTCGAAGGGCTTTCGTACTCCGAAATAGCCGAACTATTGAATATTACTGCAGACAACGCAAAAGTTAAGACTACAAGAGCAAAAAAAATGATTATCAAAGTTTTACAACCGTATTTGAAAGATATTAGCAATTGA
- a CDS encoding TonB-dependent receptor has protein sequence MQLRLIYALLTFILLANILTAQEQTGTITGRITSKLTKQPLPGVTVRLLNTNLGAISQSNGNFRIENVSVGIVQLQFSSIGYETYVQTDIALGSGRPIFLEIEMVEKVIELEGAEVRASYFVKRIESVTSTQSFSFEEIRRSPGVQEDVIRATALLPGVNVTGAGRNDLIVRGGAPFENLFIVDNIEVDNINHFGSQGSTGGPLSMINLDFVRNVDFSSGGFGAKYGDKTSSLTNITLRNGSEEQFGGKATISASQFGLNLEGPIADDGSWFFSARRSYLDFIFQAAGFGFVPQYWDFQGKANYRLNEKNQLTYLFVTALNNVKLNNEDDDKRFSNSQVAVPDQYRNFSGLTWRHLFKDGFATVTLGNAYTRFSTFQNDSNLVEIFRNESKEGELILKTDVDFQLGSKTELTFGNQIKYGAILDYSILIPGFLRVDNNGTEQPLAIDTSFTSVKNGTYFSLSSAIGHHRFTIGGRMDYYNFTEEELYFSPRLSYIYTLNELSSFVFSVGRFYQSPSYIWLLGDPNNKLKAIRADQVVIGYAHTPLQDVKVQLEVFYKDYANYPGRVYRPQAVLSPSGFDDVTSDIPFGLEPLSNSATGRSRGIELFIQKKFSEIPVYGLLSATYSESDFIALDGLERPGAYDSRFIFNISAGWRINSHWEVSSKFRLATGVPTTPFLPTGSRDFIRYNEGERLPLYHSLDIRADRRWNFSTTNLIFYIDIQNVYARKNVSGVRWNARDQVSEYQESFGILPTIGLSLEF, from the coding sequence ATGCAGCTTAGGCTAATTTATGCCTTATTGACTTTCATATTACTCGCTAACATACTTACCGCCCAAGAGCAAACCGGTACTATTACGGGTAGAATCACAAGCAAATTGACGAAACAGCCCTTGCCGGGGGTGACTGTAAGATTATTAAATACAAATTTGGGAGCGATTTCCCAAAGCAACGGGAATTTTAGAATTGAAAATGTATCAGTGGGAATCGTGCAACTCCAATTTTCGAGCATTGGCTACGAAACTTACGTACAAACGGACATTGCATTAGGCTCAGGGCGACCGATTTTCTTAGAAATCGAAATGGTAGAAAAAGTAATAGAGCTTGAAGGTGCAGAAGTTCGTGCATCTTATTTTGTTAAACGAATTGAATCTGTGACGAGTACTCAGAGTTTCAGCTTTGAAGAAATCAGGCGCTCGCCGGGTGTGCAAGAAGATGTAATCAGGGCGACTGCATTATTGCCCGGTGTGAATGTAACCGGAGCCGGACGAAATGATTTAATCGTGCGTGGCGGGGCACCGTTCGAGAATCTTTTCATAGTGGATAACATCGAAGTGGACAATATCAATCACTTCGGTTCGCAAGGTTCTACAGGCGGTCCTTTGTCCATGATAAATCTTGATTTTGTTCGGAATGTAGATTTCTCGTCCGGTGGATTCGGAGCGAAATATGGCGATAAAACCTCGTCGCTGACCAATATTACACTCAGAAATGGTAGCGAGGAACAGTTTGGCGGTAAAGCAACGATTTCAGCTTCGCAATTTGGTTTGAATCTCGAGGGACCAATCGCAGATGACGGTTCTTGGTTTTTCAGTGCTCGTCGCAGCTATCTCGATTTCATTTTCCAAGCGGCAGGATTTGGATTTGTCCCGCAATATTGGGATTTCCAAGGAAAAGCAAATTACAGGCTGAACGAAAAAAATCAGTTGACTTATCTATTTGTAACGGCATTGAATAATGTCAAATTGAACAATGAGGACGACGACAAACGATTCAGCAATAGCCAAGTTGCTGTTCCGGACCAATATCGCAATTTTTCGGGATTGACATGGCGGCATTTATTCAAGGATGGATTTGCGACTGTCACACTCGGTAATGCTTATACGCGATTTTCAACTTTTCAAAATGATTCCAATTTGGTGGAAATATTCCGAAATGAATCTAAGGAAGGCGAATTGATTTTGAAAACTGACGTGGATTTTCAGCTTGGAAGCAAAACTGAATTAACATTCGGGAATCAAATTAAATATGGAGCAATCTTAGATTATAGCATTCTTATTCCCGGGTTTCTTCGCGTTGATAATAATGGTACCGAGCAGCCATTAGCTATTGATACGAGTTTCACATCCGTCAAAAATGGGACATACTTTTCGTTGAGTTCAGCCATCGGGCATCATCGTTTCACAATCGGTGGTAGAATGGATTACTACAATTTCACCGAAGAAGAGCTTTATTTCTCGCCCCGATTATCATATATTTATACGCTAAATGAGCTTTCTTCATTTGTATTTAGTGTGGGTAGATTTTATCAATCTCCGTCATATATTTGGCTTTTGGGCGACCCGAATAATAAATTGAAAGCAATTCGTGCCGACCAAGTAGTCATAGGATACGCTCACACACCTTTGCAAGATGTGAAAGTCCAACTGGAGGTATTCTACAAAGATTATGCGAATTATCCGGGCAGAGTTTACAGACCACAAGCAGTATTATCTCCATCAGGTTTCGATGATGTTACTTCCGACATTCCTTTCGGGTTGGAGCCACTTTCAAATTCCGCGACGGGTAGGTCGCGAGGAATTGAATTATTCATACAAAAGAAATTCAGCGAAATTCCGGTTTACGGATTGCTAAGTGCTACGTACTCAGAGTCTGATTTTATCGCCTTAGACGGATTGGAACGCCCGGGAGCATATGACAGCAGGTTTATTTTCAATATCTCTGCGGGATGGCGAATCAACTCACATTGGGAAGTTAGCAGCAAATTCAGACTTGCAACGGGTGTTCCTACAACGCCATTCTTGCCGACCGGTTCGCGGGATTTCATCCGGTATAACGAAGGCGAAAGGCTGCCGTTATATCACAGTCTTGATATAAGGGCAGACAGACGTTGGAATTTCAGCACTACAAATTTGATTTTCTACATTGATATTCAAAATGTTTACGCCCGCAAAAATGTATCGGGTGTCAGATGGAATGCACGTGACCAGGTGTCCGAATACCAGGAATCCTTCGGAATATTGCCAACGATAGGGCTAAGTTTGGAGTTTTAA